A part of Planococcus sp. MB-3u-03 genomic DNA contains:
- a CDS encoding 3-phenylpropionate MFS transporter, with protein sequence MHNQKWLSLNFFAFFFTWGVFLPYWTGWLTNEKGLSVSAASVIMGTGMVARSLSTLFFFPLLTRLFSLGRLMQILAIASFIVMAFYIPANSYTLLFIITFAFSFIYPNLLPAMESGATVLMQTDRIHYGKSRSYGSLGYTIALLIVGAATAVWQENAILWIMLLGLLFMAVTQSLASPVPLQSRPAPRTKKGPSATAELLKSKGFLTVLVVSILLQGAHAAYYNYGFIYLQDIGVNSFYIGLILNVAVIFEIVFFVKADTLFEKWSVSSMFLLAGIGSTVRWILIFLFPSVWVFILAQTLHALSFGVAHFAFIRYIFKKLDPVNIPAAQGMYAALGMSLSVALLTFAGGYLYEIAPGYSFLGMAASSFPAVVLVLLTRKRFAY encoded by the coding sequence ATGCACAATCAAAAATGGCTATCGTTGAACTTTTTTGCGTTTTTCTTTACCTGGGGCGTCTTTTTGCCTTATTGGACTGGTTGGCTGACAAATGAAAAAGGACTGAGCGTTTCGGCAGCCAGCGTCATCATGGGGACCGGCATGGTCGCACGGTCGTTGTCGACTTTGTTTTTCTTCCCGCTCCTGACGCGGCTTTTCTCGCTTGGGCGCTTGATGCAGATTCTTGCCATCGCTTCATTTATCGTAATGGCGTTCTATATCCCGGCCAATTCCTATACCTTGTTGTTCATCATCACATTTGCCTTCAGCTTTATCTATCCGAATCTATTGCCTGCGATGGAAAGCGGCGCGACCGTATTGATGCAGACCGACCGCATTCACTACGGCAAAAGCCGGTCCTATGGTTCGCTTGGCTATACGATTGCTTTATTGATTGTCGGGGCGGCTACCGCTGTCTGGCAGGAAAATGCGATTTTATGGATCATGCTTCTAGGTTTGCTGTTCATGGCTGTCACTCAATCGCTTGCTTCTCCTGTCCCGCTGCAATCAAGGCCGGCACCGAGAACGAAGAAAGGGCCAAGCGCCACAGCGGAACTGCTGAAATCAAAAGGGTTTTTAACCGTTCTCGTCGTGTCCATCCTGCTGCAGGGAGCTCATGCGGCCTATTATAATTACGGCTTTATCTACCTTCAGGATATCGGCGTCAACAGTTTCTATATCGGCCTAATTTTGAATGTGGCCGTGATTTTTGAAATCGTCTTTTTCGTCAAAGCCGATACGCTGTTCGAGAAATGGTCGGTGTCGTCGATGTTCCTGCTGGCAGGCATCGGCTCGACCGTTCGCTGGATTTTGATTTTCCTATTTCCATCGGTCTGGGTGTTCATTTTGGCGCAGACGCTTCACGCTTTGTCTTTCGGCGTCGCGCATTTCGCCTTTATCCGCTATATCTTCAAAAAGCTCGATCCTGTCAATATCCCTGCGGCGCAAGGCATGTATGCCGCACTCGGCATGAGCTTGAGTGTCGCACTTTTGACTTTCGCGGGCGGCTATCTATACGAAATCGCCCCGGGCTATTCATTCCTCGGGATGGCGGCGTCTTCGTTTCCAGCAGTGGTGCTGGTGTTGTTGACACGCAAACGCTTTGCTTATTAA
- a CDS encoding M15 family metallopeptidase has protein sequence MKSTKKKNEFDKKFYIKWMVIAMTAIWAAIAAVWLSMHNWDTEESMKALAQAFTEQPAETEQQAPAEEEPAVKEEQEATEETEQPDAQPEEQPKEETPAPAPAPKDATVYPKIDQLPSEPTIVNGILLANKQHPLPETYAPGENADARSAFDSMAQAAAEDGLQLVAFSTYREFARQKQLYEGYVAKDGQEAADRYSARPGYSEHQTGLAFDIGEAGQEQHWASSSFGDTAGGKWVKENAHKYGFILRYPQGKEQITGYMHESWHFRYVGKEAAAAIYNQNITLEEYLGI, from the coding sequence ATGAAATCGACAAAAAAGAAAAACGAATTCGACAAGAAATTTTATATAAAATGGATGGTGATCGCAATGACAGCAATCTGGGCAGCAATTGCCGCAGTCTGGCTCTCTATGCATAATTGGGATACAGAAGAAAGCATGAAAGCATTAGCACAGGCCTTTACCGAACAACCGGCAGAAACCGAGCAGCAAGCTCCGGCAGAGGAGGAACCGGCAGTGAAAGAAGAGCAAGAAGCGACAGAAGAAACCGAACAGCCTGACGCACAACCGGAAGAGCAGCCGAAAGAAGAAACGCCTGCACCAGCACCAGCACCGAAAGACGCCACCGTCTATCCGAAGATCGATCAATTGCCATCAGAACCTACAATCGTGAACGGCATCCTGCTGGCGAATAAACAGCATCCGCTGCCGGAAACGTATGCACCTGGCGAAAACGCGGACGCCCGCAGCGCATTTGACTCGATGGCACAAGCTGCCGCTGAAGACGGCCTGCAATTGGTCGCCTTCAGCACATACCGCGAATTTGCACGCCAAAAACAATTATACGAAGGCTATGTCGCAAAAGATGGCCAGGAAGCAGCCGACCGCTACAGCGCACGCCCTGGCTACTCTGAACACCAGACAGGCCTCGCTTTTGATATCGGTGAAGCCGGCCAGGAACAGCACTGGGCATCTTCTTCCTTCGGCGACACGGCAGGAGGCAAATGGGTAAAAGAAAACGCCCATAAGTATGGATTCATCCTGCGCTACCCGCAAGGAAAAGAACAGATCACCGGCTATATGCATGAATCCTGGCATTTCCGCTATGTCGGAAAAGAAGCCGCCGCCGCAATCTACAACCAAAACATCACCTTGGAAGAATATTTGGGGATTTGA
- a CDS encoding squalene/phytoene synthase family protein produces the protein MSKVANLQKESLAMLKQTSRTFFIPISFLDPVLKKTVGSAYLCMRAIDEIEDHPELPAEVKASLLRSIQHMLETDIDETEYAALVAPYADYLPSVTMRLPDWVEVCPPEIRGKVLESTAIMAGGMAKWVEKDWVIHTREDLDDYTYYVAGLVGVMLSDLWRWHDGTETDTELAIGFGRGLQAVNMLRNYDEDYERGVTFVPDGWTRDDMFSYARENLSQADQYVKSIKNKRILMFCKVPLALAHSTLKALKSGKEKMSRQEVEGIVEQLKEEERLS, from the coding sequence ATGAGCAAAGTCGCCAATCTGCAAAAAGAATCACTCGCGATGCTGAAACAAACGAGCCGGACCTTTTTCATTCCGATCAGCTTTTTGGATCCTGTCCTGAAAAAAACCGTCGGCTCCGCCTATTTGTGCATGCGCGCAATCGATGAAATTGAAGATCATCCCGAGCTTCCAGCTGAAGTGAAAGCGTCTCTTCTGCGCTCCATCCAACATATGCTCGAAACGGATATTGATGAAACGGAATACGCGGCGCTTGTCGCCCCTTACGCGGACTATTTGCCATCCGTGACGATGCGGCTCCCAGACTGGGTCGAAGTATGCCCGCCCGAAATCCGCGGAAAAGTTCTTGAATCGACAGCCATCATGGCTGGCGGCATGGCCAAATGGGTCGAAAAAGACTGGGTCATCCATACGCGCGAAGACCTGGACGATTACACCTATTATGTCGCCGGGCTCGTCGGTGTCATGCTCTCCGATCTTTGGAGATGGCATGACGGCACCGAAACCGATACAGAACTCGCCATCGGATTCGGACGCGGTTTGCAGGCCGTCAATATGCTGCGCAATTACGATGAAGATTACGAACGCGGCGTCACATTCGTCCCGGACGGCTGGACGCGCGACGATATGTTCAGCTATGCACGCGAAAACCTGTCGCAAGCCGACCAATACGTAAAATCCATCAAAAACAAACGCATCCTCATGTTCTGCAAAGTGCCGCTTGCCCTGGCCCACAGCACCTTAAAAGCGCTCAAATCCGGCAAGGAAAAGATGAGCCGCCAGGAAGTCGAAGGCATTGTCGAACAATTAAAAGAAGAAGAACGCCTCAGCTAA
- a CDS encoding HAD-IIB family hydrolase: MNGATHLLATDLDGTLVGDRAGLKELLDFYEQQPYEVSLIYITGRHLASARQLIADEGLPIPKALVTDVGTEIYMGTGFLKDEHWETRLMDDWAPAQIEALAKTIDGLTPQDLPVTSRRSYHVTDAQAVEQFRNLLEAEQVPHKLIFSGGKDLDILPPNSGKGQALRYLLERHGISDAKLLVAGDSGNDLEMLTLGFPSVIVGNAQPELKTHEEHPLIFRANRHCAGGIYEAWNHFHVD, translated from the coding sequence GTGAACGGAGCAACACACTTGCTAGCGACCGACCTGGACGGAACCTTAGTCGGTGACAGAGCCGGACTGAAGGAATTGCTGGATTTTTATGAGCAGCAGCCCTACGAAGTCAGCTTGATCTATATTACCGGCCGCCATCTCGCTTCGGCACGACAGCTGATTGCAGATGAAGGGCTCCCGATCCCTAAAGCGCTCGTCACCGATGTCGGGACTGAAATCTATATGGGAACCGGTTTTCTGAAAGATGAACATTGGGAAACCCGTTTGATGGACGATTGGGCGCCTGCACAAATCGAAGCGCTAGCGAAGACAATCGACGGCTTGACCCCACAGGATTTGCCTGTAACAAGCCGGCGCTCCTACCATGTCACGGATGCACAAGCGGTCGAACAATTCCGCAATCTTCTCGAAGCAGAACAAGTGCCCCATAAGCTGATCTTCAGCGGCGGCAAGGATTTGGATATCCTGCCGCCGAATAGCGGAAAAGGCCAGGCACTCCGCTACTTACTGGAACGCCATGGAATTTCCGATGCCAAATTGCTGGTCGCGGGCGATTCCGGAAATGACTTGGAAATGCTGACGCTTGGCTTCCCTTCCGTCATCGTCGGAAACGCTCAGCCGGAACTCAAAACCCACGAAGAGCATCCGCTCATTTTTCGCGCGAATCGCCACTGCGCCGGCGGGATTTACGAAGCGTGGAACCATTTTCATGTAGACTGA
- a CDS encoding glycosyltransferase, with product MTKQVLFVSDHGDPLAKLGGKQAGGQNNYVKQLALALENRGWQVDVVTHWCDENAPQVEHFGERCRVIRVEAGYKGFVSKNEMYSMLPAFYKEMKRLLPLSNYDIVHTHYWLSGLIGKKLKEEFGLPYIHTSHSLGWAKEEATGTHDARREKAEETVLAHSDHILATTNTEKQVIKENVSAASPISVIPIGVDEAFRVRGSRHHIRKKFGYEDPLFVFAGRLEATKGIFTLLKAFKLLAEKSGSRYTPELVIAGGEPDAIDTETGLPKDPELRKAVRGIEQHVRFVGPKNQEQLALLFNSATATIVPSFYESFGMVAAEAQACGSPVIASKVGGLKNVVEDGVSGLLVESQNEIDLAIAMEVLSVNSLLVERLSRQAVRIARKDFNWVSISKRINTLYEVIIRERSNTLASDRPGRNLSR from the coding sequence ATGACCAAACAAGTGCTTTTTGTATCAGACCATGGCGATCCTTTGGCAAAGCTCGGCGGAAAGCAAGCAGGCGGCCAAAACAATTACGTCAAGCAACTGGCACTCGCTCTTGAAAACAGAGGGTGGCAGGTGGATGTCGTTACCCATTGGTGCGATGAAAATGCCCCACAAGTGGAACATTTCGGTGAACGTTGCCGTGTGATCCGTGTAGAAGCCGGCTATAAAGGATTCGTTTCAAAAAATGAAATGTACTCCATGCTCCCGGCATTTTATAAAGAAATGAAACGGCTATTGCCGCTATCGAATTATGATATCGTCCACACCCATTATTGGCTTTCGGGATTGATCGGCAAGAAGCTCAAAGAAGAATTCGGGCTGCCTTATATCCATACATCCCACTCGCTCGGATGGGCCAAAGAAGAAGCGACCGGCACGCATGACGCACGGCGTGAAAAAGCGGAAGAAACCGTACTTGCCCATAGTGACCATATTTTGGCGACGACAAATACAGAAAAACAAGTGATTAAAGAGAACGTTTCCGCCGCTTCTCCCATCTCAGTAATCCCCATCGGAGTCGACGAGGCGTTCCGCGTCCGCGGCAGCCGACACCATATCCGGAAAAAATTCGGCTACGAGGATCCTCTCTTCGTTTTTGCAGGCCGTCTGGAAGCAACGAAAGGCATCTTCACTTTATTGAAAGCTTTCAAGCTTCTTGCAGAAAAAAGCGGCAGCCGCTACACGCCTGAATTGGTGATTGCCGGCGGTGAACCTGATGCCATCGATACGGAAACAGGATTGCCGAAAGACCCCGAACTGCGTAAAGCAGTGCGAGGCATTGAACAGCATGTCCGCTTTGTCGGCCCCAAAAACCAAGAGCAATTGGCATTGCTATTCAATTCAGCTACAGCCACCATCGTCCCGAGTTTCTACGAATCGTTCGGCATGGTTGCAGCTGAAGCACAAGCTTGCGGCAGCCCAGTCATTGCCTCAAAAGTCGGCGGCTTGAAAAATGTCGTCGAAGACGGTGTCAGCGGCTTGCTTGTCGAATCGCAGAACGAAATCGACTTGGCGATTGCCATGGAAGTACTTTCCGTCAACTCACTGCTGGTTGAACGCCTTAGCCGCCAAGCGGTGCGCATCGCCCGTAAAGATTTCAACTGGGTTAGTATTTCAAAAAGAATAAATACATTGTATGAGGTGATCATCCGTGAACGGAGCAACACACTTGCTAGCGACCGACCTGGACGGAACCTTAGTCGGTGA
- a CDS encoding MBL fold metallo-hydrolase — MFMERSTETEAIMPMTSIRSGSGIEIAPDTYCYTTKISNVFLIGNPSISPRWVLVDAGMPHSAEKILKEAEKRFGPDQQLQSILLTHGHFDHVGALIDILEKHPVPVYAHPEEFPYLTGKEDYPEPDSTVEGGMVAKMSKTFPVKAIDISEHLVELPADGSIPDLPNWRWLHTPGHTKGHVSFFKDVGRVLIAGDAFVTVKQDSLYKVMRQKKEVHGPPVYLTTDWRAAWESVSKLVDLKPSFAATGHGKPMKGSVLAKGLVELADHFPDVAVPSYGKFVHTK, encoded by the coding sequence ATGTTTATGGAACGTAGCACTGAAACTGAGGCCATCATGCCGATGACATCGATCCGCAGCGGCTCGGGCATCGAAATCGCTCCGGATACTTATTGCTATACGACGAAAATCTCCAATGTCTTCTTGATCGGGAACCCTTCTATCAGCCCGCGCTGGGTATTGGTGGACGCTGGCATGCCGCATTCCGCCGAAAAGATATTAAAGGAAGCTGAAAAACGTTTCGGCCCGGACCAGCAATTGCAGTCCATCTTGCTGACGCACGGCCATTTCGACCATGTCGGCGCTCTCATCGATATTCTTGAAAAGCACCCGGTCCCTGTCTACGCACATCCTGAGGAATTCCCGTACTTGACCGGAAAAGAAGATTATCCAGAACCCGATTCCACTGTAGAAGGCGGAATGGTCGCGAAAATGTCCAAGACGTTCCCGGTAAAAGCCATCGATATTTCCGAGCATTTGGTGGAGCTTCCGGCAGATGGAAGCATTCCCGATTTGCCGAATTGGCGCTGGCTCCATACACCCGGCCATACAAAAGGACATGTCTCGTTCTTCAAGGACGTCGGCCGCGTATTGATCGCAGGAGATGCATTTGTCACGGTCAAGCAGGATTCACTTTATAAAGTGATGCGCCAGAAAAAAGAAGTGCATGGCCCGCCGGTGTATTTAACGACCGATTGGCGCGCTGCCTGGGAATCGGTGTCCAAACTGGTCGACTTGAAACCTTCTTTCGCTGCCACCGGGCACGGCAAGCCGATGAAAGGTTCTGTCTTGGCGAAAGGCCTTGTCGAACTGGCGGATCATTTCCCGGATGTCGCCGTTCCATCTTATGGAAAGTTTGTCCATACGAAATGA
- a CDS encoding NAD(P)/FAD-dependent oxidoreductase: protein MKSIVIIGSGIVGASAAYYAAKAGNSVTLIDRADRGQATGAAAGIVCPWISQRRNQAWYRLASNGAAYYPVLIKELEALGEKETGYKQVGIVSIHEESKLDKMEQKARERQAGSPEMGELERLTPEQTKARFPYAGDRYGSLYVSGAARVDGGAIRDALIRSAKRLGAKFIQGDAKLLIEAGQATGVEVKGESLAADRIISAGGAWAAELFKPLGLHLKVVPQKAQILHLQSADTGTGDWPVAMVPFGQYIVPFEDGRIVAGATHENNAGFDDKLTAGGIFHILEKTLDVAPGLAAAEFTGAATGFRPATLSALPFIGQVPGQAQLFAANALGASGLTAGPYLGMQLAKLATGETTDLNIGLYDIEEAFEEIK, encoded by the coding sequence ATGAAATCGATCGTCATCATCGGCTCGGGCATCGTCGGGGCAAGCGCGGCGTATTACGCAGCAAAAGCAGGGAACAGCGTCACATTGATCGACCGGGCGGACCGCGGCCAGGCGACAGGTGCGGCAGCAGGCATCGTCTGCCCGTGGATCTCCCAAAGGCGCAATCAGGCCTGGTACCGTCTCGCTTCAAACGGCGCCGCTTATTACCCTGTGCTCATCAAGGAACTCGAAGCGCTCGGTGAAAAAGAGACCGGCTATAAACAAGTGGGCATCGTCAGCATCCACGAAGAATCGAAACTCGACAAGATGGAACAAAAAGCGCGCGAACGCCAAGCGGGATCTCCTGAGATGGGCGAACTCGAACGGCTGACGCCGGAACAAACGAAAGCCAGGTTCCCGTATGCGGGCGATCGCTACGGCTCTTTGTATGTCAGCGGGGCGGCGCGCGTTGACGGTGGCGCCATCCGTGATGCGCTTATCCGTTCTGCCAAGCGACTGGGCGCAAAATTCATCCAAGGTGATGCCAAGCTGCTGATAGAAGCGGGACAGGCGACAGGCGTGGAAGTGAAGGGGGAGAGCTTGGCTGCAGACCGGATCATCTCTGCTGGCGGCGCGTGGGCTGCGGAGCTGTTCAAACCGCTTGGGCTTCACTTGAAAGTCGTTCCGCAAAAAGCGCAGATTTTGCATTTGCAATCCGCCGACACGGGAACAGGCGACTGGCCGGTTGCGATGGTGCCGTTTGGGCAATACATCGTGCCGTTTGAGGACGGGCGCATCGTCGCCGGTGCGACACATGAGAACAACGCAGGATTTGATGACAAGCTGACGGCAGGAGGCATCTTTCATATCCTGGAGAAAACTTTGGACGTCGCACCCGGGCTTGCGGCAGCCGAATTCACGGGAGCCGCGACCGGGTTCCGCCCGGCGACACTGAGCGCCTTGCCGTTCATCGGGCAAGTGCCGGGGCAAGCGCAGCTTTTCGCGGCCAATGCACTCGGTGCGTCGGGCCTCACGGCAGGTCCTTATCTCGGCATGCAGCTCGCGAAACTTGCAACTGGCGAAACAACGGATCTCAATATTGGTTTATATGATATTGAAGAAGCTTTCGAAGAAATTAAATAA
- a CDS encoding helix-turn-helix domain-containing protein, which translates to MASLGERIKQIRKQQGLTLQALAGDQLSKGMLSLIENNKANPSMESLSYIAERLGIERNELLQEMPTAELRALLDEIEEKYRKVSGTGDEMIAGYEEIAERIHSYVEKLPFRYEAARLLEIYSRCCYHTKRYDWKPAFDRAEAIYEQLHLINSVADLHMFRALMKFTDHQYAEALASLQASRKIIEEQAGVLDPLKKLDFDYYESILYSATGDKENARRLMEEAISYSRKRQIFYQINALYRLAGFEALLAGDLERKDYYIGKLKLFAEFSEDPEIGAYATAIEIHYLNSFTHEYEKADRLLEEMRHLLDEEDFYFLEKGKALFGMGRIEEALDCFKQHRMNRFIHHPYDLSMHYEKKRIWHSSSNRWEITSKQKSMPNRPRS; encoded by the coding sequence ATGGCATCTTTGGGAGAACGGATTAAACAGATACGAAAACAGCAGGGCCTGACTTTGCAGGCACTTGCCGGAGATCAACTGTCGAAGGGCATGCTCAGTTTGATCGAGAACAACAAAGCGAATCCGTCGATGGAGAGCCTTTCCTATATTGCCGAGCGGCTCGGGATCGAGCGCAATGAATTACTTCAGGAGATGCCGACCGCGGAGCTTCGCGCTTTGCTCGATGAAATTGAAGAAAAGTATCGGAAGGTCTCCGGAACGGGCGATGAGATGATAGCGGGATATGAGGAAATCGCAGAGCGCATTCATTCTTATGTAGAGAAATTGCCGTTTCGCTATGAAGCGGCGCGGCTGCTTGAAATCTACAGCCGCTGCTGCTATCACACGAAACGCTATGACTGGAAACCGGCGTTCGACCGCGCGGAAGCAATTTACGAACAATTGCATTTGATTAATTCTGTCGCCGATCTTCATATGTTCCGCGCGCTGATGAAATTCACTGACCACCAATACGCTGAAGCTTTGGCGTCATTGCAAGCTTCGCGGAAGATCATTGAAGAGCAAGCCGGTGTTCTGGATCCATTGAAAAAACTCGACTTCGATTATTACGAATCGATCCTGTATTCCGCAACCGGTGATAAAGAAAATGCCCGCCGCTTGATGGAAGAAGCGATTTCATATTCCAGAAAACGACAAATTTTCTACCAGATCAATGCCTTATATCGATTGGCAGGCTTTGAAGCTTTGCTCGCTGGCGACTTGGAGCGCAAAGATTATTACATCGGGAAGCTTAAACTTTTCGCGGAATTTTCGGAGGACCCGGAAATTGGGGCCTATGCCACGGCCATCGAAATCCATTATTTGAATTCGTTTACTCATGAATACGAAAAAGCAGACCGTCTACTCGAAGAAATGCGCCATCTACTGGATGAAGAGGATTTTTATTTTCTGGAAAAAGGCAAGGCACTCTTCGGCATGGGTCGGATCGAGGAGGCGCTTGACTGCTTCAAGCAGCATCGCATGAACCGCTTTATCCACCACCCATATGACTTGTCGATGCATTACGAAAAGAAGCGTATATGGCACTCATCTTCGAACAGATGGGAGATCACGAGCAAGCAAAAATCTATGCCCAACAGGCCAAGAAGTTAA
- a CDS encoding MFS transporter: MNEAGKIKQATYHLYTFTISKLISTFGSSVYAFGISLYVLALTGSAASFAVNLICSILPRTLFAPFAGYIADNYPKKAVVLLSQSASVLSVGGLLLYSMSNGLSLAAIYTATALISVSSMFTSVAFSSSIANLIDPDRIQKAMGYNQSALAIATIGGPVIGGMLFGFVSMNVFLLIQVVAYALAAALEATMNFRLYTRRTETENAEDKQGVWQGMKEGAVYLRKNRVITVIVTTAVGLNFFFSALMIGLPFIAVQQLKVQATHFGFIEAMIALGMLLASIYFSVRKEVKFPLQFSKRAIIVMSLLLAAVSLPLVAGLSYWGNVIYLLVLMLAFGISNVFVNTPIGVMMQKDVDEEYRGRVFGILESMAMAMMPLGYLLFGLLYDLVPAQYVLWACSLCLLILTAYSMRPAIIREAYPELAEKPLHKVLS, from the coding sequence ATGAACGAAGCGGGTAAAATCAAACAGGCTACGTACCATCTGTATACGTTCACCATCAGCAAACTGATTTCCACATTCGGCAGTTCGGTTTACGCATTCGGCATCAGCCTCTACGTCCTGGCTTTGACCGGTTCCGCCGCCAGTTTCGCCGTCAATTTAATCTGCAGCATTCTGCCCCGTACCTTGTTTGCTCCGTTTGCCGGCTATATCGCGGACAATTACCCGAAAAAAGCGGTCGTGCTCTTGTCCCAATCGGCGAGCGTGCTGTCGGTTGGCGGGCTATTGCTCTACAGTATGTCGAACGGCTTGTCGCTGGCAGCGATTTACACGGCGACCGCATTGATTTCCGTCAGTTCCATGTTCACAAGCGTCGCCTTTTCATCTTCCATTGCCAATTTGATCGACCCGGACCGTATCCAAAAAGCGATGGGCTATAACCAATCGGCACTTGCCATCGCCACAATCGGCGGGCCGGTCATCGGCGGCATGCTGTTCGGCTTCGTGTCGATGAATGTCTTCTTGCTGATCCAAGTGGTCGCCTATGCGCTCGCTGCGGCACTTGAGGCCACGATGAACTTCCGGCTTTATACGAGACGCACTGAAACAGAGAACGCAGAAGACAAGCAAGGCGTCTGGCAAGGCATGAAAGAAGGCGCAGTCTATCTACGGAAAAACCGCGTCATCACCGTCATTGTCACGACGGCTGTCGGCTTGAATTTCTTCTTCTCCGCCTTGATGATTGGCTTGCCGTTCATCGCCGTCCAGCAATTAAAAGTGCAAGCCACACATTTCGGCTTTATTGAAGCGATGATTGCGCTCGGCATGCTGCTGGCATCGATTTATTTCTCAGTGCGCAAGGAAGTCAAGTTCCCCCTGCAATTTTCAAAGCGCGCCATCATCGTCATGTCACTGCTCCTTGCGGCTGTATCCCTGCCACTTGTCGCCGGCTTGTCCTATTGGGGCAATGTCATCTACTTGCTCGTCTTGATGCTGGCGTTCGGCATCTCCAATGTCTTCGTCAACACGCCGATTGGGGTCATGATGCAAAAAGACGTCGACGAAGAATACCGCGGCCGCGTCTTCGGCATCCTGGAATCGATGGCGATGGCCATGATGCCGCTTGGCTATTTGCTGTTCGGCTTGCTCTATGACCTGGTGCCGGCGCAATATGTGTTATGGGCTTGCAGCCTTTGCCTGTTGATCTTGACGGCTTACAGCATGCGCCCGGCCATCATTCGCGAAGCCTATCCGGAACTTGCGGAAAAACCGCTCCATAAAGTATTGTCCTGA
- a CDS encoding SDR family oxidoreductase, whose product MKDKVEKVPAQHQERQPGFENEMKPHPDFQGNLAGASQRLPGKVALITGGDSGIGRAIAVAFAKEGADVAISYLDEHEDAKETKQLVEKEGRKCLLIDGDIGNEAFCKEVISQVIEEFGKLDVLVNNAAEQHVQESLKDITAEQLEKTFRTNVFSMFHLTKAALDHLKPGASIINTTSITAFRGEPSLIDYSSTKGAILAFTRALSGSLAKEGIRVNGVAPGPIWTPLIPASFPAEEVEGFGSGTPLGRPGQPDELAPGYVYLASDDSSYVTGQVLHINGGTPY is encoded by the coding sequence ATGAAAGACAAAGTGGAAAAAGTGCCGGCGCAGCATCAGGAGCGCCAGCCTGGATTTGAGAATGAAATGAAACCGCACCCGGATTTCCAGGGGAATCTGGCAGGGGCTTCACAGCGTTTGCCTGGCAAAGTCGCGCTCATAACCGGCGGCGACAGCGGAATCGGCCGCGCCATTGCCGTCGCTTTTGCAAAAGAAGGGGCAGACGTGGCGATTTCCTATTTGGACGAACACGAAGATGCCAAGGAAACGAAGCAGCTTGTCGAAAAAGAGGGGCGCAAATGCTTGCTTATCGACGGAGACATCGGCAACGAAGCGTTTTGCAAGGAAGTCATTTCACAAGTGATCGAGGAATTCGGAAAACTCGATGTGCTGGTCAACAATGCCGCAGAGCAACATGTACAGGAATCGCTTAAGGACATCACGGCAGAGCAACTGGAGAAAACATTCCGCACTAATGTCTTCAGCATGTTCCACCTGACAAAAGCGGCACTGGACCATTTGAAACCTGGCGCATCGATCATCAATACGACATCGATCACCGCTTTCCGCGGCGAGCCAAGCTTAATTGATTATTCTTCTACAAAAGGCGCGATTCTGGCATTCACCCGCGCCTTGTCCGGATCGCTCGCAAAAGAAGGCATCCGGGTTAACGGAGTCGCACCCGGCCCGATCTGGACACCGCTCATCCCGGCTTCTTTCCCAGCGGAAGAGGTCGAAGGATTCGGAAGCGGCACGCCGCTCGGGCGGCCAGGGCAACCCGATGAACTGGCCCCGGGATATGTCTATTTGGCTTCAGACGACTCATCGTACGTGACGGGCCAAGTACTTCATATAAATGGAGGCACTCCATATTAA
- a CDS encoding DUF5658 family protein, whose protein sequence is MSEQLRTPLKKPIWTLVVLNLADGFLTYWGLLAGAIEEANPLLSGLPPLAIFSVKLLLSACLAAFLFTPLVRLESRIWRYFLLAANFVYVGILSLHIIWIALLYL, encoded by the coding sequence ATGTCCGAGCAATTGAGAACGCCGCTAAAGAAACCGATCTGGACATTGGTCGTGTTGAATTTAGCGGATGGTTTTTTGACTTATTGGGGGCTGCTTGCGGGAGCGATCGAAGAAGCGAATCCTTTGCTCAGCGGCTTGCCGCCGCTTGCGATCTTTTCGGTTAAGCTGTTGTTGTCCGCCTGCCTTGCCGCGTTCCTCTTCACCCCGCTCGTGCGGCTCGAGTCCCGAATCTGGCGCTATTTCCTTCTGGCAGCCAATTTTGTGTATGTTGGCATATTGTCGCTTCACATCATCTGGATCGCTTTATTGTATCTATGA